A stretch of the Planktothricoides raciborskii GIHE-MW2 genome encodes the following:
- a CDS encoding PIN domain-containing protein, with the protein MMNGKIALDTSVVIRYLNGNPEIVNQVLQFSSVILPVTVVGELIFGAENSGKKLQNLTNYFQFIDACEVLPMGRKTA; encoded by the coding sequence ATGATGAATGGTAAAATCGCATTAGATACATCTGTGGTGATTCGCTATTTAAACGGCAATCCAGAAATTGTAAATCAGGTTTTACAGTTCTCCAGTGTTATTTTACCCGTCACTGTGGTTGGCGAGTTGATATTTGGGGCGGAAAACTCAGGAAAAAAATTGCAAAACTTAACAAATTATTTTCAATTTATCGATGCTTGTGAAGTTTTACCAATGGGAAGAAAAACCGCATAA
- a CDS encoding antitoxin family protein — protein sequence MIQKLSAIYENGLLRPLHNLNLPEKSEVNLVIESNPPLTPPSKRGAIGSEHPLLQFAGILSDGEAEDIENIINQELRTVNNDEW from the coding sequence ATGATTCAGAAATTATCAGCAATTTATGAAAATGGGTTATTGCGTCCTTTGCACAATCTGAATTTACCAGAAAAAAGCGAAGTCAATCTTGTAATCGAAAGCAATCCCCCCCTAACCCCCCCTTCAAAAAGGGGGGCGATCGGTTCAGAACATCCATTATTGCAATTTGCTGGCATTCTCAGCGATGGAGAAGCTGAAGATATAGAAAATATTATTAATCAAGAATTGAGAACGGTTAATAATGATGAATGGTAA
- a CDS encoding Rpn family recombination-promoting nuclease/putative transposase, with product MRRDSIFYKIFQQSPTLLFDLLANPPGNASAYRFDSVAVKEPKFEIDGVFLPPDSEAPGIIYFCEVQFQKDDRLYERLFGEAFLYFYRQRERYSDWQAVIIYPSRSIEQSDTHPYRALLNSDQVHRVYLNELGEIRQLPIGIALMVLTILKEKQTPEEARYLLDRVQREVPEQKTSRAIIDTIATILLYKFTNLTRREVEAMLGMQLQETRVYREAKEEGREEGRQQEAVNLLLRQLSRRCGNLSDELTQRLSNLPLSVLEDLSEALLDFSSLDDLLAWLEAH from the coding sequence ATGCGGCGAGACTCAATCTTTTACAAAATTTTCCAACAGTCCCCGACCCTGTTATTCGACTTACTGGCAAATCCCCCAGGCAATGCCAGTGCATACCGCTTTGACTCCGTAGCGGTCAAAGAACCAAAATTTGAAATTGATGGGGTATTTCTGCCTCCCGATAGTGAAGCCCCGGGCATCATCTATTTTTGCGAGGTACAATTTCAGAAAGACGATCGCCTATACGAACGTCTATTCGGTGAAGCGTTTCTCTATTTTTACCGCCAGAGAGAGCGCTATTCGGACTGGCAAGCAGTGATCATTTATCCATCACGCAGTATTGAACAGAGTGATACTCATCCCTACCGGGCACTGCTAAACTCCGATCAAGTACATCGGGTTTATCTGAACGAATTGGGGGAAATTCGACAATTACCAATCGGCATCGCCTTAATGGTGTTGACCATTTTAAAAGAAAAACAAACACCCGAAGAAGCCCGGTATTTACTCGATCGCGTACAACGTGAAGTCCCCGAACAAAAAACAAGTCGCGCCATAATAGATACTATCGCGACTATCTTATTGTACAAATTTACTAATTTGACTCGGCGGGAGGTCGAAGCCATGCTGGGAATGCAATTACAAGAAACCCGAGTTTATCGGGAAGCCAAAGAAGAAGGACGCGAAGAAGGACGGCAACAGGAAGCAGTGAATTTGCTTCTGCGTCAATTATCCCGTCGCTGCGGTAATTTATCCGACGAACTAACACAGCGCCTAAGCAACCTACCGCTATCGGTGTTGGAAGATTTAAGTGAGGCGCTACTAGATTTTAGTAGTCTGGATGATTTACTAGCCTGGTTAGAAGCCCATTAG
- a CDS encoding DUF86 domain-containing protein gives MNQDQSYLLDIAKFCQTIIRLTQTMTEAEFYADERTQLAVLYEITIIGEVVKRLSPEFRNDHPQIQWRKIAGMRDRLVHDYDEVSIDLVWAVIQTNIPEVLDYITPLLPTDYTDDL, from the coding sequence ATGAATCAAGACCAATCCTATCTGCTTGATATCGCTAAATTCTGCCAAACGATTATTCGGTTAACTCAAACTATGACCGAAGCAGAATTTTATGCTGACGAACGCACCCAACTCGCGGTACTCTACGAAATCACCATTATTGGAGAAGTGGTTAAAAGACTTTCCCCAGAATTTCGCAACGACCACCCACAAATCCAATGGCGAAAAATAGCGGGAATGCGCGATCGCCTTGTCCATGATTATGATGAAGTCAGCATTGACCTCGTTTGGGCAGTTATCCAGACCAATATTCCCGAAGTCTTGGACTATATTACCCCTCTGCTTCCTACTGACTATACGGATGACCTTTGA
- a CDS encoding nucleotidyltransferase family protein, producing the protein MTLKPQPPQIESSMIQQRLNLSLEQINQFCRENQIQELAIFGSVLRDDFNPDSDLDFLVVFDPKRKLSLMDLVGIQYQLEDLTGRNVDLIEKRSILNSHNWIRRQNIFSTAQIIYESRPILSA; encoded by the coding sequence ATGACTTTAAAACCACAGCCACCCCAGATAGAATCATCGATGATTCAGCAACGCCTCAACCTTTCCTTAGAACAAATTAATCAATTTTGTCGAGAAAACCAAATCCAAGAACTCGCCATTTTTGGATCGGTATTGCGGGACGACTTTAACCCAGACAGCGATCTGGATTTTCTAGTAGTTTTTGACCCGAAGAGAAAACTCAGCCTGATGGATTTAGTGGGGATTCAATACCAACTGGAAGACCTCACCGGACGCAACGTAGATTTGATTGAAAAGCGATCGATTCTGAATAGCCATAATTGGATTCGTCGTCAAAATATTTTCAGCACAGCCCAGATTATTTATGAATCAAGACCAATCCTATCTGCTTGA
- a CDS encoding type II toxin-antitoxin system Phd/YefM family antitoxin, whose product MSQVDITEANTQLQQLLAIAMKGEEVIITQGDQAIAKLVAVRDTSLPEKPRRQFGSMKDVIWVADDFDAPLTEEFKEYME is encoded by the coding sequence ATGTCACAAGTAGATATTACTGAAGCGAATACTCAGCTACAACAGTTACTTGCAATTGCCATGAAAGGTGAAGAAGTAATCATTACCCAAGGCGATCAGGCAATTGCTAAATTGGTGGCAGTCCGAGACACATCGCTACCAGAAAAACCCCGCCGACAATTTGGCAGTATGAAAGATGTTATTTGGGTAGCGGATGACTTTGATGCACCGTTAACAGAAGAATTTAAGGAATACATGGAATGA
- a CDS encoding secondary thiamine-phosphate synthase enzyme YjbQ: MKFFTKIIEIETDADISIYNLTPQVQAYLTATGVKNGQALVFSRHTTTALAINEDEVRLLEDIKVHLEKLAPKNAKYLHNDLHLRDVPPDEPINAHSHLMAMMLSTSEVIPVVEGKLALGTWQSVLFLDLDGPRKRTVLLQICGE; encoded by the coding sequence ATGAAATTTTTTACTAAGATCATCGAAATTGAAACCGATGCCGACATTAGCATTTATAATCTCACCCCACAAGTTCAAGCATATCTCACAGCAACGGGGGTTAAAAATGGTCAAGCTTTAGTCTTTTCCCGACATACCACCACCGCTTTAGCTATTAATGAGGATGAGGTGCGATTATTAGAAGATATTAAAGTGCATCTGGAAAAACTTGCCCCCAAAAATGCCAAATATCTCCATAACGATTTGCATTTGCGGGATGTGCCCCCCGATGAACCGATTAATGCTCATTCTCATTTAATGGCTATGATGCTGAGTACCAGTGAGGTAATTCCTGTTGTTGAGGGAAAACTCGCACTGGGTACTTGGCAGTCGGTGTTATTTTTGGATTTAGATGGGCCGAGAAAACGGACGGTTTTGCTGCAAATTTGCGGCGAGTAA
- a CDS encoding antibiotic biosynthesis monooxygenase, with translation MSDFHDFLKRQYAYVAIGEFKPGKFEEAKNLYEQAVATYTKEGFDGAYLLQEPGTDKGIAIIFWESAADMEANKSDAHQALLEKMGHLFVKPPITNFNEVVSEIEPKALSMV, from the coding sequence ATGTCAGATTTTCACGATTTTCTGAAACGTCAATATGCTTATGTCGCGATCGGAGAATTCAAACCGGGTAAGTTTGAAGAAGCCAAAAATTTGTATGAGCAGGCTGTGGCCACCTATACTAAAGAAGGTTTTGATGGGGCTTATTTGTTACAAGAACCCGGAACCGATAAAGGAATTGCAATTATTTTCTGGGAAAGCGCGGCAGATATGGAAGCAAATAAAAGCGACGCTCATCAGGCACTTTTAGAAAAGATGGGTCATTTGTTTGTCAAGCCACCAATTACCAATTTTAATGAGGTGGTGAGTGAAATTGAGCCAAAAGCATTGTCAATGGTTTAG
- a CDS encoding metal ABC transporter permease, whose translation MISALQFEFMRNAIAAGILVSIACGIIGTFVVVNRIVFISGGIAHAAYGGIGLGYFFKFSPVIGAIAFSLIAALGMGTVQRKTTQRADTIIGVMWSLGMALGIILVDITEGYKADLMSYLFGSILTVPTSDLIIMLAIDLIIGLLVFLFYKELLAISFDETFATVRNVPVDAIYLLLMCAIALTVVMMMRVVGLIMVIALLTMPAAISGEFVKDLKKMMAMASFLGIVFTTTGLWLSYFLNLTSGATIILVAGVVYLLSLTSKWLWKNQKSKSADVSL comes from the coding sequence ATGATTTCAGCCTTACAGTTTGAGTTTATGCGAAATGCGATCGCTGCGGGTATTTTAGTTAGTATTGCCTGTGGGATTATTGGCACTTTTGTAGTAGTAAATCGCATTGTATTTATTAGTGGAGGAATTGCCCATGCTGCCTATGGAGGAATTGGCTTAGGTTATTTTTTTAAATTTAGTCCAGTTATAGGGGCGATCGCTTTTAGTCTAATTGCTGCTTTGGGTATGGGCACGGTGCAGAGAAAAACCACCCAAAGAGCCGATACAATTATCGGGGTGATGTGGTCATTAGGCATGGCTTTAGGGATCATTTTAGTCGATATCACTGAAGGCTATAAAGCGGATTTAATGAGTTACTTATTCGGCAGTATTCTCACGGTTCCAACCAGTGATTTAATCATTATGTTGGCCATTGACTTAATCATTGGTTTGCTGGTATTTTTATTTTATAAAGAATTACTGGCCATTTCTTTTGATGAAACCTTTGCCACGGTGCGGAATGTGCCCGTAGATGCGATTTATCTGCTGTTAATGTGTGCGATCGCGCTCACCGTAGTAATGATGATGCGAGTGGTGGGATTAATCATGGTGATTGCCTTATTAACCATGCCTGCGGCTATCAGTGGAGAATTCGTCAAAGACCTGAAAAAAATGATGGCAATGGCCAGTTTTTTAGGGATAGTATTTACCACCACTGGACTCTGGTTATCCTACTTTTTAAACCTCACTTCTGGCGCTACCATTATTTTAGTAGCTGGGGTGGTATATCTCTTAAGTTTAACTAGCAAATGGCTATGGAAAAACCAAAAATCAAAATCGGCGGATGTTAGCCTTTAA
- a CDS encoding metal ABC transporter ATP-binding protein has translation MMTTTIESVEKPNVALEAIAIQNLWAGYNGDSVLEDINLSVKELDFIGLIGPNGGGKSTLLKVLLGLLPITKGEVKILGRSIKQGRRYIGYVPQAVECDRSFPISVWDVVKMGRLGKRGIFQTYNAKDNEIVANALRNVDMLHLRDRTIGDLSGGQRQRVYIARALATEPQILLLDEPTASVDPQVRSNIYELLQKLNQSITILMISHDMGVISSYVKTVGCLNRRLFYHNDREIKPEMLQAAYQCPIDLIAHGVPHRVFPPHEHI, from the coding sequence ATGATGACTACAACCATCGAATCCGTAGAAAAACCCAATGTTGCCCTAGAAGCGATCGCCATCCAAAATCTTTGGGCGGGTTATAACGGAGATTCTGTCCTGGAAGATATCAATTTATCGGTAAAAGAACTGGATTTTATTGGACTGATTGGCCCCAACGGTGGCGGCAAAAGCACATTATTAAAAGTGTTGCTGGGACTGCTGCCAATTACTAAAGGTGAGGTGAAAATTTTGGGGCGATCGATTAAACAAGGACGGCGATATATTGGCTATGTCCCCCAGGCAGTAGAATGCGATCGCAGCTTTCCTATTAGCGTCTGGGATGTGGTAAAAATGGGGCGATTAGGCAAACGCGGCATCTTTCAAACTTATAATGCTAAAGATAATGAAATTGTCGCCAATGCTTTAAGAAATGTGGATATGCTCCATTTGCGCGATCGCACCATTGGGGACTTATCTGGAGGCCAAAGACAACGGGTTTATATTGCCCGTGCCTTAGCCACAGAACCGCAAATATTACTATTAGATGAACCCACCGCCAGTGTAGATCCCCAAGTCCGCTCTAATATTTATGAATTACTACAAAAATTAAATCAATCCATCACGATTTTAATGATTTCCCATGATATGGGCGTCATTTCTTCTTATGTGAAAACTGTGGGCTGTCTAAATCGGCGCTTATTCTATCACAATGATAGAGAAATTAAACCGGAAATGCTCCAAGCTGCGTATCAATGTCCCATTGATTTAATTGCCCACGGAGTTCCCCATCGGGTTTTTCCGCCCCACGAGCATATTTAA
- a CDS encoding metal ABC transporter solute-binding protein, Zn/Mn family, which translates to MPYNEKNDNHSQKIDIFSMDNQVKKSYRWSVVAIALCLGAVFQGCSQPPAPKTQEKLDITVSILPQKYFVERIGGENVNVNVMVQPGDSPHTYEPKPQQLRSLAEAEAYLSIGVSFEKAWMDRIKAANPKMPIIDTTQGMKLLPMVAHHHHGEGGHEHEDEHDENGNKGEEKAGEKLNENFDPHVWLSPQRVKIQAQTIYQTLVELDPENQAQYQAALDQFLADIEQLDAEIRQSLAGIQQRKFMVFHPSLGYFADDYGLEMISIEVGGQEPSAAELSQLISQAKEENIRVIFVQPEFSTKSAETIAQEINGEVIMINTLMSNWLEEMERITQNFAQVLRENSALDIPLIMANSRLLASDELVLR; encoded by the coding sequence ATGCCTTATAATGAAAAAAATGATAATCATTCCCAAAAAATCGACATATTCTCAATGGACAATCAAGTGAAAAAGTCATATCGCTGGTCTGTGGTGGCGATCGCCCTGTGTTTGGGGGCAGTATTTCAAGGTTGCAGTCAGCCACCAGCCCCAAAAACCCAGGAAAAATTGGATATTACCGTGAGTATTTTGCCCCAGAAATATTTTGTAGAACGTATTGGGGGCGAAAATGTTAATGTCAATGTCATGGTGCAACCGGGAGATAGTCCACATACTTATGAACCGAAACCGCAACAGTTGCGATCGCTTGCGGAAGCGGAAGCATATCTAAGTATTGGTGTTTCTTTTGAAAAAGCCTGGATGGATCGGATCAAAGCCGCTAACCCGAAAATGCCAATTATTGATACGACCCAGGGAATGAAATTATTGCCAATGGTTGCCCATCATCATCACGGGGAAGGAGGACACGAACACGAAGACGAACACGATGAAAACGGAAATAAAGGTGAAGAGAAAGCGGGAGAAAAACTAAATGAAAATTTCGATCCTCATGTTTGGCTGTCTCCTCAACGGGTAAAAATTCAGGCACAGACAATTTATCAAACCTTGGTAGAACTCGATCCAGAAAATCAGGCTCAATATCAGGCTGCTTTAGACCAGTTTTTAGCAGATATCGAGCAACTTGATGCCGAAATTAGGCAAAGTTTGGCCGGAATTCAGCAACGGAAGTTTATGGTGTTTCATCCATCATTGGGTTATTTTGCCGATGACTATGGATTAGAAATGATTTCCATTGAAGTGGGTGGACAAGAACCCAGTGCAGCGGAACTTTCCCAATTAATTAGTCAGGCTAAAGAAGAAAATATTAGAGTGATTTTTGTCCAGCCAGAATTTAGCACTAAAAGTGCCGAAACTATTGCCCAGGAAATTAATGGTGAGGTGATTATGATTAATACTTTAATGTCGAATTGGCTAGAAGAAATGGAGCGGATAACTCAAAATTTTGCTCAGGTACTACGGGAAAATAGTGCGTTGGATATTCCCTTAATCATGGCTAACTCAAGATTGCTTGCCTCTGATGAGTTGGTCTTGAGATAA
- a CDS encoding peroxiredoxin-like family protein, with the protein MNPYAILQQTQRERVSDSLKGSAARNRAFVPILSDCESAHRLLILIWSQLGDFDSLEYAWWLQREAAQLKSQGIAIRAVGIGDRNSGLKFCEYTGFPPEWLFVDPHAELHQQLELYPGLSLKLPGLSPGQNAWINLMLMCAGIGSPGTLGEVFRGYRGDRQAPQLIGDEEVVKAAPLPPLKGAFFNMAGGTGFQRPFELATLRLRNMTEVLSNWKTYVPNAAYMTQRGGTFLFDNQGNLLYEHRDRGILGFAENMSRPLAFLSMF; encoded by the coding sequence ATGAATCCTTACGCTATTTTGCAGCAAACCCAACGAGAAAGAGTCAGCGATTCCCTTAAGGGATCCGCTGCGCGGAACCGCGCCTTTGTCCCCATTCTCAGTGATTGTGAGTCTGCTCATCGTCTCTTAATACTAATTTGGTCACAATTAGGGGATTTTGATAGTCTCGAATATGCTTGGTGGTTGCAGCGAGAAGCGGCACAATTAAAATCCCAAGGAATTGCGATTCGGGCAGTGGGAATTGGCGATCGCAATTCCGGGTTAAAATTTTGTGAATATACGGGATTTCCCCCAGAGTGGCTATTTGTCGATCCTCATGCGGAACTGCATCAACAATTAGAACTTTATCCGGGATTATCCTTAAAATTACCCGGTCTTTCCCCAGGGCAAAATGCCTGGATTAATTTAATGCTAATGTGTGCGGGAATTGGCAGCCCGGGAACTTTAGGGGAAGTATTTCGCGGCTATCGGGGCGATCGCCAAGCCCCCCAATTAATCGGTGATGAAGAAGTAGTTAAAGCGGCACCATTACCACCGTTGAAAGGTGCGTTTTTTAACATGGCAGGAGGGACGGGTTTTCAGCGTCCTTTTGAATTAGCTACCCTGCGACTGAGAAACATGACGGAAGTGCTAAGTAATTGGAAAACTTATGTCCCCAATGCCGCTTATATGACCCAAAGGGGCGGCACTTTCTTATTTGATAATCAAGGAAATTTACTCTATGAACATCGCGATCGCGGCATTCTCGGTTTTGCCGAAAATATGAGTCGTCCTCTGGCATTTTTATCTATGTTTTGA
- a CDS encoding AAA family ATPase translates to MIFTQETICNRAEAGKIPYTLTFDPGLKESGLPQRCQSPNQSIERTVFELLHRCPVFQFHDTSKQAKIRNKGYIDDNIFLRSDGGNLAAFLYGMRNNHQNHKYYQKIVRYIQKIMPQFGYFQLKPSRLNENYIMLNWQEKGSDYLFGLHQISHGVLRFMAIATLLLQPPEILPGLIILDEPELGLHPSAISVLAGMAKIASINCQIIMATQSPRLVDEFAPENILIVERNSQKGCSEFKTLDRENLTEWLERYSMSELWEKNVLGGQP, encoded by the coding sequence ATGATATTTACTCAAGAGACAATTTGTAACCGGGCAGAAGCAGGAAAAATTCCATATACATTAACATTCGATCCCGGTTTGAAAGAGTCGGGATTGCCACAGCGTTGTCAATCTCCTAACCAATCTATAGAACGGACTGTATTTGAGCTTTTACATCGCTGCCCGGTGTTTCAATTTCACGATACATCCAAACAAGCAAAAATCAGAAATAAGGGATATATTGATGATAATATATTTCTGAGAAGTGATGGCGGTAATTTAGCCGCATTTCTCTATGGGATGCGAAACAATCATCAAAACCATAAGTATTATCAAAAAATTGTGAGATATATTCAAAAGATTATGCCTCAATTTGGGTATTTTCAGTTAAAACCTTCTCGGCTGAACGAAAACTACATTATGCTTAATTGGCAAGAGAAAGGCTCTGATTACCTATTTGGTCTGCATCAGATTTCTCATGGAGTTTTGCGCTTTATGGCAATTGCGACTTTACTGCTGCAACCCCCAGAAATATTACCGGGTTTAATTATTCTTGATGAGCCAGAGTTAGGATTACATCCTTCGGCAATTTCTGTCCTGGCTGGAATGGCAAAAATTGCCAGTATTAATTGTCAAATTATTATGGCCACTCAGTCTCCTCGATTAGTGGATGAGTTTGCTCCAGAAAATATCCTGATTGTGGAAAGAAATAGTCAGAAGGGTTGCAGTGAATTTAAAACTTTAGATCGGGAAAATTTAACTGAGTGGCTGGAAAGATACAGTATGAGCGAACTATGGGAGAAAAACGTTCTCGGAGGGCAACCGTGA
- a CDS encoding Uma2 family endonuclease has protein sequence MTNTLIKPEAVTSEIMSLEDFLNYDDGTDAWYELEDGRLLFMPSESDINQRIAMFLLAHCLQRGIPFYRFRMKIEVVVMGGRATVRVPDLLVLTEELAQVMTGATRSIVMLDMPPPELVVEVVSPGNENKNRDYRYKKSQYQARGIGEYWIVDPIQEKITVLTLVEGLYEEAEFTGDAIIASPFLSALNEESPLTVAQVLQAGKS, from the coding sequence ATGACGAATACATTGATTAAACCGGAAGCGGTGACATCGGAAATCATGTCCTTAGAGGACTTTCTCAACTATGATGATGGAACCGATGCGTGGTATGAACTAGAGGATGGGAGATTACTATTTATGCCTAGTGAGAGCGACATAAATCAACGGATTGCCATGTTTTTGTTAGCCCACTGTCTTCAACGGGGTATTCCATTTTATCGGTTCAGAATGAAGATAGAAGTGGTAGTGATGGGGGGACGGGCAACGGTGCGGGTGCCAGATTTACTGGTACTTACTGAAGAATTGGCGCAAGTTATGACCGGGGCAACTCGTTCGATTGTTATGCTAGATATGCCGCCGCCGGAATTAGTTGTAGAAGTAGTTAGCCCCGGAAATGAGAATAAAAATCGCGATTATCGCTACAAGAAATCGCAATATCAAGCCAGAGGAATTGGGGAATATTGGATTGTCGATCCGATCCAAGAAAAGATTACGGTGTTAACTCTTGTAGAAGGTCTTTATGAGGAGGCAGAATTTACGGGAGATGCGATAATTGCTTCGCCTTTTTTGTCCGCATTGAACGAAGAGTCACCTTTGACTGTGGCGCAAGTTTTGCAGGCAGGAAAAAGTTGA
- the psb34 gene encoding photosystem II assembly protein Psb34: protein MPYTEEEGGILNNFAIEPKVYQAKPPNATQKRNYAIQAVLALLLVGGLLALTVVASNLG, encoded by the coding sequence ATGCCATATACAGAAGAAGAAGGCGGAATTCTCAATAATTTTGCGATCGAACCCAAAGTTTACCAAGCCAAACCACCCAATGCCACGCAAAAGCGCAACTATGCCATTCAAGCAGTTTTAGCCCTGCTATTGGTTGGCGGATTGTTAGCCTTGACCGTAGTCGCATCTAATCTGGGTTAA
- a CDS encoding thiazole synthase → MEALDPEPLVIAGRKFRSRLFTGTGKYRNIKEMQDSIAASQCQIVTVAVRRVQTNAAGHEGLAEAIDWNQIWMLPNTAGCQTADEAIRVARLGREMAKLLGQEDNNFIKLEVIPDSKYLLPDPIGTLQAAEQLVKEGFAVLPYINADPLLAKRLEEVGCATVMPLGSPIGSGQGIKTAANIEIIIDTVKVPVVVDAGIGVPSEAAMAMEMGADAVLINSAIAMARNPAAMGRAMALAVEAGRLAYCAGRIPVQAIASASSPLTGTITS, encoded by the coding sequence TTGGAGGCTTTAGACCCAGAACCTTTGGTGATTGCCGGACGAAAATTTCGCTCCCGCTTGTTTACCGGGACGGGCAAATATCGCAATATTAAAGAGATGCAAGATAGTATTGCCGCAAGTCAATGTCAAATTGTCACCGTGGCAGTGCGACGAGTGCAAACTAATGCTGCTGGACATGAAGGGTTAGCAGAGGCGATCGACTGGAACCAAATTTGGATGCTGCCCAATACCGCAGGCTGTCAAACCGCTGATGAAGCGATTCGGGTCGCCCGGTTGGGTCGGGAAATGGCTAAACTTTTAGGCCAAGAAGATAATAACTTTATCAAGTTAGAGGTGATTCCTGATTCTAAGTATTTGCTGCCTGACCCGATTGGCACTTTGCAAGCGGCAGAACAATTGGTAAAAGAAGGTTTTGCGGTGTTGCCTTATATTAATGCCGATCCGCTTTTGGCGAAACGGTTAGAAGAGGTGGGCTGTGCTACGGTGATGCCCTTGGGTTCCCCTATTGGTTCCGGTCAGGGGATTAAGACCGCCGCGAATATTGAGATTATTATTGATACGGTGAAAGTGCCGGTGGTGGTTGATGCCGGGATTGGGGTGCCTTCGGAAGCAGCAATGGCTATGGAAATGGGCGCTGATGCGGTGTTGATTAATAGCGCGATCGCTATGGCCCGAAACCCGGCAGCAATGGGTCGGGCAATGGCCTTAGCGGTGGAAGCGGGACGGTTAGCCTATTGCGCTGGTCGGATTCCCGTGCAAGCGATCGCCAGTGCCAGTTCTCCCTTAACTGGGACGATTACCAGTTAA
- a CDS encoding 2Fe-2S iron-sulfur cluster-binding protein, producing the protein MPKVTAQGKTFDCESGANLRQVLLRNGIDLYNDQANLINCRGIGSCGTCAVMVTGEVSEPNWRDRTRRSLPPHSATKNLRLSCQTKVLGDVQVTKFDGFWGQGDTAVWKPEG; encoded by the coding sequence ATGCCAAAAGTAACTGCTCAAGGGAAAACATTCGATTGTGAATCCGGGGCTAATCTGCGCCAAGTTTTACTCCGTAATGGCATTGACCTCTATAATGATCAAGCTAATTTGATTAATTGTCGAGGAATTGGCAGTTGTGGCACTTGCGCTGTGATGGTGACAGGGGAAGTGTCTGAACCTAATTGGCGCGATCGCACTCGGCGATCGCTCCCTCCTCATTCTGCCACCAAAAATCTGCGCTTATCCTGTCAAACAAAAGTGCTTGGGGATGTCCAAGTGACTAAATTTGATGGGTTTTGGGGACAAGGAGATACGGCTGTTTGGAAGCCAGAAGGCTAA